In Bdellovibrio sp. GT3, one genomic interval encodes:
- a CDS encoding Crp/Fnr family transcriptional regulator — protein MSAFEQLHKQEFKAGEFIFFQGDVERHFYIIESGTVKICTMDRSGKEVEISTINEGESFGEFAMLDNAPRSASAKCATDVVVVRVSEDGFQELLNDLPVWANCMLKAFVGRLKKMMDDQKDQQA, from the coding sequence ATGTCAGCATTTGAGCAGCTTCATAAGCAGGAATTCAAAGCCGGGGAATTTATTTTCTTTCAAGGAGATGTGGAAAGACATTTCTACATTATCGAGTCCGGCACTGTGAAAATCTGCACCATGGATCGCAGTGGTAAAGAAGTTGAAATCAGCACTATCAATGAGGGTGAGTCGTTCGGTGAATTTGCGATGCTGGACAATGCTCCCCGCTCTGCTTCTGCAAAGTGCGCAACTGATGTGGTTGTGGTCCGTGTATCTGAAGATGGCTTTCAGGAGTTACTGAACGATCTTCCGGTGTGGGCAAACTGCATGCTAAAAGCCTTTGTCGGCCGTCTGAAAAAAATGATGGATGATCAGAAAGATCAACAAGCCTAG
- a CDS encoding SGNH/GDSL hydrolase family protein yields the protein MKWIICFSTLLSGSLAWSMNALFIGDSNSYGKFGGEVDTYLRMVSQNVTSMASCGSSPSTWMAQDSKFKSTNCGYWRKDLKGQETRVKEHKIDSFPSEMGKLHPDLTVIALGTNVLASTGNIESELKSIRSMLDVVKKSHSECIWVGPPALGKNPFKANLAQGVVKIKDAVEKAGCAYIDSSKLTTYAQGKGDGIHYGPKDSAKWGRDVVGQMQKLPQVIRAREKQNSFVPENKGKDAGGPGIQ from the coding sequence ATGAAGTGGATTATTTGCTTTTCAACCTTATTGAGTGGCAGCTTAGCTTGGTCAATGAATGCGTTATTCATCGGAGACTCGAATAGCTATGGAAAATTCGGCGGTGAGGTTGACACCTACTTAAGGATGGTCTCTCAGAACGTCACCTCCATGGCTAGCTGCGGATCATCGCCCTCTACCTGGATGGCGCAAGATTCAAAATTCAAAAGCACCAATTGCGGATACTGGCGCAAGGACTTGAAGGGTCAAGAGACGCGAGTCAAAGAGCATAAGATTGATTCTTTTCCCAGTGAAATGGGAAAACTGCATCCCGATCTGACCGTGATCGCCTTGGGGACTAATGTTTTGGCGAGTACTGGCAACATTGAATCCGAATTGAAAAGTATCCGCTCCATGTTGGACGTCGTTAAAAAGAGTCATAGCGAATGCATCTGGGTCGGGCCGCCAGCATTGGGTAAGAATCCCTTCAAGGCTAATCTTGCCCAAGGAGTGGTGAAAATAAAAGACGCCGTGGAGAAAGCAGGTTGTGCTTACATTGATAGTTCGAAGCTGACTACATATGCCCAAGGTAAAGGTGACGGAATTCACTACGGGCCGAAGGATTCAGCAAAATGGGGGCGGGACGTGGTCGGGCAAATGCAAAAGCTTCCGCAGGTCATTCGTGCCCGAGAAAAACAGAATTCTTTTGTGCCAGAGAATAAAGGAAAGGATGCCGGAGGTCCCGGCATCCAATAG
- the radA gene encoding DNA repair protein RadA, giving the protein MAKSKNKTVYTCQNCGAQRPRWEGKCSDCGAWNSFVEELQLEEPKTRGWSTGSVEKTSTAPGAGKPVSLDQSLEAIKLDRFDTGFQELNRVLGGGLARGSFVLLGGSPGIGKSTLLLQMAGGLAGDKRKILYISGEESVSQTGSRAHRLGIRSPLIEVGAESNLHNVMELARHKKPDVLVVDSIQTMYLSDLQAAPGSVSQVRECAGHLMGLAKQDGIAVILIGHVTKDGSIAGPKVLEHMVDCVLSFDGDTSYDFRLLRTLKNRFGAAHELGVFQMNSKGLEEVLNPSELFLEERGDQLIGSAVFASMEGTRPLLCEVQALTLSTNMAMPRRTSLGIDVNRLHLLTAVLDRHLDVRLSSNDIFVNVVGGLKLIEPAADLAVAAAILSTEGRRDLDAKTVFFGEIGLTGEVRGVSFVESRIKEADKLGFQHFVIPYSNKRHLADLKISGDKKISYIKNVKDLSRLI; this is encoded by the coding sequence ATGGCAAAATCGAAAAATAAAACTGTCTATACCTGTCAAAATTGTGGGGCGCAGCGACCTCGCTGGGAGGGCAAATGCTCTGACTGCGGCGCGTGGAATTCTTTCGTCGAGGAATTGCAGCTGGAAGAGCCTAAAACCCGAGGATGGTCCACAGGAAGTGTCGAAAAAACAAGCACTGCCCCTGGAGCAGGTAAACCCGTCTCTCTAGACCAAAGCCTCGAGGCGATTAAATTGGATCGCTTTGATACGGGATTCCAAGAATTGAATCGCGTGCTGGGTGGTGGTCTTGCCCGCGGAAGCTTCGTGTTATTGGGTGGATCACCGGGTATTGGTAAATCGACTTTGCTTTTACAAATGGCCGGCGGTCTTGCCGGTGACAAGCGCAAAATTCTTTATATCTCTGGCGAGGAAAGCGTTTCTCAAACGGGATCGCGCGCACATCGCTTGGGCATTCGCTCCCCGCTGATCGAAGTGGGTGCGGAAAGCAACTTGCACAACGTGATGGAATTGGCTCGCCATAAAAAACCGGATGTTCTGGTCGTCGACTCGATTCAAACCATGTATTTGTCTGACTTGCAGGCGGCACCGGGTTCTGTTTCCCAGGTTCGCGAGTGCGCTGGTCACTTGATGGGTTTGGCAAAACAAGACGGTATCGCGGTGATCCTGATCGGTCACGTGACTAAAGATGGCTCCATCGCAGGTCCCAAAGTTTTGGAACACATGGTGGACTGCGTGCTGTCCTTTGATGGCGACACTTCCTATGATTTCCGTTTGTTAAGAACTTTGAAAAACCGCTTTGGAGCGGCTCACGAGTTGGGCGTATTCCAAATGAATTCGAAAGGCCTGGAAGAAGTTCTGAATCCTTCTGAGCTGTTCTTGGAGGAGCGTGGCGATCAACTGATCGGCTCTGCGGTTTTTGCGTCGATGGAAGGGACTCGTCCGCTTCTGTGTGAAGTGCAAGCTCTGACTTTATCCACGAACATGGCCATGCCTCGTCGTACTTCTTTGGGTATTGATGTGAATCGTCTGCATTTATTGACGGCGGTTTTGGATCGCCACCTGGATGTGCGCCTGTCTAGCAATGATATTTTCGTGAATGTCGTGGGTGGATTGAAACTGATCGAGCCCGCTGCGGATCTGGCCGTGGCCGCTGCCATTTTGTCGACAGAAGGTCGTCGCGATCTTGACGCTAAAACCGTATTCTTTGGCGAGATCGGCTTGACCGGCGAAGTTCGCGGCGTTTCCTTCGTGGAAAGCCGTATCAAGGAAGCTGACAAGCTGGGATTCCAGCACTTCGTGATTCCTTACTCGAACAAACGACATCTGGCGGATCTGAAAATTTCTGGTGATAAGAAAATTTCTTATATCAAGAACGTTAAGGATCTAAGTCGCCTTATTTAA
- a CDS encoding transglycosylase SLT domain-containing protein, whose translation MRTKSVLFSILLAAPLAMAQSGKDELDSFKKALEQFKASKYEQAIPAFQTIAQNKTEMQEYARYYLAQSYLKTSKLDEAYKELEAIQSLSPNVKMTIDVQSMMGQIDLEKKNFKDAASVFAKLEKRTRNTESYPEIIYNLAVAEQGLGKRAQMCNWLVKLYEKHPAYPKVADWGVDLAANKFEGKETACATSTEDFRTRVRYLLFAGLDSRAQAEINTMKTNLAKVDKYLADKLQVQFYMQEGELGKAVDLLKPYYEEKKRDFDYLILFASASARAGEVQLAVGSYYSAYKLSPRSKTGRQALYQSAFLSYQFQDYDGAARRFQEFMKVFPTSGLSKDAKWHMAWLKYLKGDYQGAYKAFSDMQGEKKRNKRAWKSFPNDRVSYWMAMSLFRQGKMTEARDKMATLAKDPLMGYYSIAAQERLKKMEVLPLQKLATTNLPTTPRMISRFSAGEFLMPNVDDVTYRGDESESEENLMITQYSTDDEKESEEEIAAEENPDTKSVEVAQDEAAPTEGEVTEGGEKVVFNSPVLMKRFERARDLMIIGENEWARWDLYDIERKTRNREHLKTLMSEYSTAGHFNRSSYIAQVTFGTNRASQGLDGGRAMWELAYPRAYSDSVDKYTKKFTVPTELVWGIMRAESSYRRDAISPVGALGLMQVMPFTGYKVATMVGAKDFKPTQLLEPDTAVQIGSRYLKRLMDRFDNTIPLVAAGYNAGPHRVKNWLVSFGTLETDEFIEHIPFLETRNYVKRVVSNAYVYGKLYGSNNNLFPYLSEAVPVKVNAELVGKENWDDI comes from the coding sequence ATGCGGACTAAGTCTGTTTTGTTTTCTATTCTATTAGCAGCGCCTTTGGCGATGGCCCAATCTGGCAAGGACGAACTGGATTCGTTTAAAAAAGCCTTGGAGCAATTTAAAGCCAGCAAGTACGAACAGGCGATTCCCGCGTTTCAAACTATCGCTCAAAATAAAACCGAGATGCAGGAGTATGCGCGTTATTATTTGGCACAATCCTATTTGAAAACTTCCAAATTGGACGAAGCTTATAAAGAGCTTGAGGCAATTCAATCCCTTTCTCCCAACGTCAAAATGACCATCGATGTGCAAAGCATGATGGGACAGATTGATCTTGAGAAAAAGAATTTCAAAGATGCAGCCTCGGTTTTTGCCAAGCTTGAAAAACGCACTCGCAATACGGAATCCTATCCGGAAATCATTTACAACCTGGCCGTTGCCGAGCAAGGCCTGGGCAAGCGTGCGCAAATGTGTAACTGGTTGGTGAAGCTTTATGAAAAGCATCCGGCTTATCCAAAAGTTGCTGATTGGGGAGTGGATCTTGCCGCAAATAAATTTGAAGGCAAGGAAACAGCGTGTGCGACCAGCACCGAGGACTTCCGTACTCGCGTAAGATATCTGTTGTTCGCGGGGCTTGATTCCCGCGCCCAAGCTGAAATCAATACGATGAAAACAAATCTGGCAAAAGTGGATAAGTATCTTGCGGATAAGTTGCAGGTTCAGTTCTACATGCAAGAAGGCGAACTGGGCAAAGCCGTTGATTTGCTAAAGCCCTACTATGAAGAGAAAAAACGTGATTTCGATTATCTGATTTTGTTTGCTTCAGCTTCGGCACGCGCGGGTGAAGTGCAATTGGCTGTGGGGTCTTATTACTCTGCTTATAAGTTAAGTCCAAGATCCAAAACAGGTCGTCAGGCGTTATATCAATCTGCATTCCTGAGCTATCAGTTTCAGGATTACGATGGCGCTGCTCGCAGATTCCAGGAATTCATGAAAGTGTTTCCGACCTCAGGTCTTAGTAAAGATGCAAAGTGGCACATGGCTTGGTTGAAGTACCTAAAAGGCGACTACCAAGGTGCTTACAAGGCTTTTTCCGATATGCAGGGGGAAAAGAAACGTAACAAGCGCGCTTGGAAGTCTTTCCCGAATGATCGTGTGAGCTACTGGATGGCGATGAGTTTGTTCCGTCAGGGTAAGATGACCGAGGCCCGTGATAAAATGGCGACCCTGGCGAAAGACCCTTTGATGGGCTACTACTCGATCGCCGCCCAAGAGCGTCTTAAAAAAATGGAAGTGTTGCCTTTGCAAAAGTTGGCAACAACGAATCTGCCAACGACACCTCGTATGATTTCGCGTTTTTCAGCGGGCGAGTTCTTGATGCCGAATGTGGATGATGTCACTTATCGTGGCGATGAGTCCGAGTCAGAAGAAAATCTGATGATCACTCAGTACTCCACCGATGATGAAAAAGAAAGCGAAGAGGAAATCGCTGCAGAAGAGAATCCGGACACCAAATCCGTGGAAGTTGCCCAGGACGAAGCAGCTCCGACAGAAGGCGAAGTCACTGAAGGCGGGGAGAAGGTCGTATTCAACAGCCCGGTTTTGATGAAGCGCTTTGAACGTGCCCGCGATTTGATGATTATTGGTGAAAATGAATGGGCGCGTTGGGATCTTTATGACATTGAAAGAAAAACCCGCAACCGTGAGCATTTGAAAACTTTGATGTCGGAATACTCGACAGCGGGTCACTTCAATCGCTCGTCATATATTGCTCAAGTTACTTTCGGTACGAACCGTGCCTCTCAAGGCTTGGATGGCGGACGTGCGATGTGGGAGCTGGCTTACCCTCGTGCGTATTCTGATTCAGTGGACAAATACACTAAAAAGTTCACCGTTCCGACAGAGCTTGTCTGGGGTATTATGCGCGCGGAAAGTTCTTACCGTCGCGATGCGATTTCTCCGGTGGGAGCTTTGGGCTTGATGCAGGTGATGCCGTTCACAGGTTATAAAGTGGCGACAATGGTTGGTGCGAAGGACTTTAAGCCCACTCAGTTGCTTGAGCCTGATACAGCGGTGCAAATCGGTTCCCGTTATTTGAAACGCTTGATGGATCGCTTTGATAACACCATCCCATTGGTGGCAGCAGGATACAATGCGGGACCTCACCGCGTGAAAAACTGGCTGGTGTCTTTCGGTACTCTGGAAACGGATGAATTTATTGAACACATTCCGTTCCTGGAAACTCGCAACTATGTGAAGCGTGTGGTTTCCAATGCCTACGTTTACGGAAAACTGTACGGCAGCAATAACAATCTTTTCCCATACCTGTCCGAAGCGGTGCCTGTTAAGGTCAATGCGGAGCTGGTCGGTAAAGAAAATTGGGACGACATTTAG